In Deltaproteobacteria bacterium PRO3, one DNA window encodes the following:
- a CDS encoding rhodanese-like domain-containing protein: MPIQQINPQEAKDLLDQDPEAIYVDVRSIPEFTAGHPIRAINLPIMHKGAYGMEPNADFQKVAVAVLPKDRKLIVGCLAGGRSQKACDILAQRGFTQLYNVYGGFGGGRNPETGEPQPGWKDLGLPVSDENGEGVSYASLAVKAK, translated from the coding sequence ATGCCCATCCAACAGATCAACCCCCAAGAAGCCAAAGACCTCCTCGACCAGGACCCCGAGGCGATCTACGTCGACGTTCGTTCGATCCCCGAATTCACCGCCGGCCACCCGATCCGCGCGATCAACCTGCCCATCATGCACAAGGGCGCCTATGGCATGGAGCCCAACGCCGATTTCCAAAAGGTCGCGGTGGCGGTGCTGCCGAAGGACCGCAAACTGATCGTCGGCTGCCTCGCGGGCGGCCGCTCGCAGAAGGCCTGCGATATCCTCGCCCAGCGGGGCTTCACCCAGCTCTACAACGTCTACGGGGGCTTCGGCGGCGGCCGCAATCCCGAGACGGGCGAGCCGCAGCCGGGCTGGAAGGACCTGGGACTTCCGGTCAGCGACGAGAACGGCGAAGGCGTGAGCTATGCTTCTTTGGCGGTGAAGGCCAAGTAG